Genomic window (Vigna radiata var. radiata cultivar VC1973A chromosome 1, Vradiata_ver6, whole genome shotgun sequence):
GGTCATTTGCTTCCAATCCACCCTAATTTCCCCCAACTTGGCCAGCCACTCTACTCCCAGCACGACATCGACTTCCCCTCGTTCAAAGAGATAAAAATCCTCTTTAATCTCCGCTCCCTCCAGTGTTAAAGAAACTCCCATGCAACAACCTCGCCTTTCCTTTCTCTGGCCGTCCCCCAGACAGACGCGATAAGGTGCCGTCTCCTCCCTCTCTAAACCCATCTCCTCCGCCAAACTTGTCGAGATAAAGGTATGGCTCGCTCCGCTATCGACGAGCACGACTACCCTCCGATCTTGAATCCACCCCGACAACTTCATGGTATTGGATTGAGTTATTGCTCCAGCTGAATACACCGACAATGCCATGCAAAGCTGTTCCTTCAGTCCTCTTGGGTCTGCTGCTTGCAGTGCTTCGCCGTTCGGTTCAAACCATCTTGTCACGTTCAGCTTCGTCAGTCCCCTCCCGTTGGGTCCAGTAGTCCTCTCCTGTTCTGATTCGTCCAACCGCTCGGTCACTCTTGATCGGCCTGGGTCATAGCGATCGGTCTCGGACCTTGTCACCTCACCGCATGTTCGTCCCCAATACGACTTCCGCTCAACAATGGTGCCAAACCTTATTACGAGAGCTCCCTTCAAACTATCCCATGAACGATTCTTTGCTTTCTCCTTCCAAGCTTTGAACCAGTAGCGAGCGCTATCTTCCATACTGAATTCTACTAATCGGACCTTCTCCTCATCTTCCGATACTCCTTGCAAATCGAAAAATCGATCCGCTCTATTGATCCAGATAAGCGGATCCGATCCGTCGAAGGTGGGTAGTTCCACCTTTTTCCTCCAATTAATCGCGCCTTCAGTTCGGCCACTTCCTTCTCCGCTTCTGTTCTCCCCCGTCTTCTTCACATTTCCATTGACCGACGGTTCATCTTGACGCCGACCCCTTCCCGCCAAGACCTTCgcaatttctttcaattcttgaCGAATCGCTGCAGTCTCAGCCTTGATCCCCTCGACGGCAATTTCCACCGTCTCCATCCGCCCCTCCATCACGTTTCCGTCAGTCTTTCCCGCCATGTATAACCCGCGCCCCTCCGTTCAAGATCCGGCAGGTCAGACCAATTTGTTAGGAATCTTTATTATAAGATCCTAACAGTCACTCTCACCACTGATATTTACTCACACAAGACAGAAAGAATGAAACAATGGGTATCTTATTCACAGTAACAATCACGAAGTAAGAAGTGTAACTCGAGGGCCTAACCCATCTCACCAGGTTCGAAACCGGTCTCTACAAAGTATACAATTGACTAACTTCCTCTGACAATATAAGAGTCCTATTTATACTATTCCTTTGCCTTCTAACCTAAACTCAATACCCATTATGCTCTCTCCCCTGTATCCTATCAATGAGTGTTATTGAATTGTAAAGAACTGAACCAAAGCTCTTTTAAGTTCACAACAAATCCCTCAGGTCCTTCAAGAAAGCTATCTCTACttctgtaaaaagaaaaaaataaaaaactgacTTGCTTCACACATCTTTTCTATGTTCTTATCGCTCTCCTAATCAAATTGCCAATTCATCATAATTCCCTTTCCTTATGCCATTCCA
Coding sequences:
- the LOC111242322 gene encoding uncharacterized protein LOC111242322; the protein is MAGKTDGNVMEGRMETVEIAVEGIKAETAAIRQELKEIAKVLAGRGRRQDEPSVNGNVKKTGENRSGEGSGRTEGAINWRKKVELPTFDGSDPLIWINRADRFFDLQGVSEDEEKVRLVEFSMEDSARYWFKAWKEKAKNRSWDSLKGALVIRFGTIVERKSYWGRTCGEVTRSETDRYDPGRSRVTERLDESEQERTTGPNGRGLTKLNVTRWFEPNGEALQAADPRGLKEQLCMALSVYSAGAITQSNTMKLSGWIQDRRVVVLVDSGASHTFISTSLAEEMGLEREETAPYRVCLGDGQRKERRGCCMGVSLTLEGAEIKEDFYLFERGEVDVVLGVEWLAKLGEIRVDWKQMTMKYGSAETEVVIRGDSKSMMKVITPEAFKKEIGIKTFAMVWGLHQSKTAAANPGAKGLTLMQEQNFEKVFEVPQGLPLARRVDHRITIEEGTEQVNVRCYKYTDLMKAKIEKQVQEMLGLGIIGPGNSPFASKAPIFSEDRVVGCGEYVTTVKKGEEVLRPGIKAVLSGSDPAVVWVSTGASTRAVTSPFSEITRL